A part of Drosophila bipectinata strain 14024-0381.07 chromosome 3L, DbipHiC1v2, whole genome shotgun sequence genomic DNA contains:
- the hzg gene encoding phosphatase Herzog has protein sequence MDATSIITQVSRDDEQLNVYPSYPNDKDDVERLKPQKRGFIQSLLCCWRRNRTKTNQNGTQIDGSTTPPPLPDQQRYLLPQVRLTDMHRKCMVIDLDETLVHSSFKPIPNADFIVPVEIDGTVHQVYVLKRPHVDEFLQKMGELYECVLFTASLAKYADPVADLLDKWNVFRARLFRESCVYYRGNYIKDLNRLGRDLQKIVIVDNSPASYIFHPDNAVPVKSWFDDVTDCELRELIPLFEKLSKVDSVYSVLCNSNQPLNNQSNQQHPQELQQAPNQLQQQQTISATTVITQATTLSAPTILNQQQQQQALQSPPSQQNELLQKT, from the exons ATGATGTAGAGCGCCTGAAGCCACAGAAGCGAGGATTCATACAGTCTCTGCTCTGCTGCTGGCGACGGAATCGCACGAAAACCAACCAGAATGGGACACAAATCGATGGCTCGACCACACCGCCGCCACTACCGGACCAACAAAGGTACCTACTACCTCAGGTTAGGCTCACCGATATGCACAGGAAGTGCATGGTCATCGATTTGGACGAGACCCTAGTGCACAGTAGTTTTAAG CCCATACCGAATGCAGACTTCATAGTTCCGGTGGAGATCGATGGGACAGTGCATCAGGTGTATGTCCTGAAGAGACCGCATGTGGACGAGTTCCTGCAGAAGATGGGCGAACTATACGAGTGCGTTTTGTTTACAGCATCACTAGCCAAATACGCAGATCCGGTTGCAGATCTGCTAGACAA ATGGAATGTGTTTCGTGCAAGACTGTTTAGGGAATCGTGCGTTTATTACAGGGGTAACTACATTAAGGATCTAAACAGATTGGGGCGGGACCTGCAGAAGATTGTCATTGTGGACAACTCGCCGGCCAGCTATATCTTTCATCCGGACAATGCA GTTCCTGTTAAATCCTGGTTCGATGACGTGACCGACTGCGAGCTGCGAGAACTGATACCGCTCTTTGAGAAGCTCAGCAAGGTGGACTCGGTCTACTCGGTGCTCTGCAACTCGAACCAGCCCCTGAACAACCAGAGCAACCAGCAGCACCCCCAGGAGCTGCAGCAGGCCCCCAAccagctgcaacagcaacagaccATCTCTGCCACGACAGTCATTACCCAGGCCACCACACTGTCTGCGCCGACCATCTTgaatcaacagcagcagcagcaggcgctCCAAAGTCCGCCCAGCCAACAGAACGAGCTGCTGCAAAAGACGTAA